The following is a genomic window from Hypomesus transpacificus isolate Combined female chromosome 14, fHypTra1, whole genome shotgun sequence.
AAATACGAATTTCAATTGAACTGTTTTGCTGGCCAGTCAGAAAATATTATTACATAAAAATTATTCCTAGCTTCCACAAAACTCAAATTTCCTTAAATAGCTAGCCTTAAGGACACTAACAGTCAAAAATAAAAACCAATGAATGTACCAAAATTACAGTTAACGTGTGCTGTCAAGAAAACTATTTAAGCACAAAGAACCATCTAGCTAGTTGGATTTATGGCAGTTAATGGAACCAAGCAACTTGTAATCACTATGAAGGAAACGCAGAACTGTCACAGCAAACTTTACTAGCCTTAAAGACAAAGTATGGCATGCGAGAAAAAAAAATCGCCGTGGGTATAACGTGTATACATAATGAGCTACTAGCCATTAAAATGTGTCTCTTGTCATACTTAGTCGTTCGAACTTTGCACAACAACACAGATTCAATTAtttaaaacacagacacagacctgCCAAGTTGACAAAGTGAAATTCAAGAAGGAAAAAACTGTTTTGACGCTTAATCAAGGCCTAAATGACCGGGACATATATCAGATTTCTAATGTTTAAGGTATTTCTAAACTTTTACATATGAATATctgaaattaacacatttaattTCATACCTTTTAGCGGTACGATAGTTGTAGCCATTTTCCCTCAGCAGCAATTTTTGTCCCTTCACTTGCGCAGACACAACGTCAGATCCTGTTGAGGTAGAACGTTTGTTTTTTTGGCATGGTAAAATTGTGAAACAGCGTCACCGTGTGTTTAAAAAGTGTTGCCAAAATAACTTTTTTTGTGTGATGAACAGATGAACAGAATGAATATTTGAATAATTAACTTTTGGTTATGTCAGTATTCATGTTATTATTTGAGTGCCTGAAACATTAGTACCGCTTCTGTTTCACAATAACATTTGCTGTGTAAACTGTTGTATATTAAATTGCATCTATTGTTTAAGCAATGTATTCACTCGATTTGTTTGTAATTTGTTCCATACTCACATTAACGTTGGAACACAAAGTGTAGCTGTTGATGGTGTACAATTAATTTTGCAATTCTGCGAGAAAGGGTGTTGCTCTATTTTGGTCACTCTACTTTTGCTCATTATGTATATCTAAATTGTTTTATCATTGCTTTGCAAAATTGCAAATGTACGAATTTGTATGCTGTCAATTCAATTACATGCTTTTATTCAGAGAGCACATCGTTACAACCGTAAATCTGCCCCTTTGGAGCCGTAAAAACGGAAAATGTACCTGTCTACACGCTttagcctatatatttatgaATGTTTAGGAATCTGTGATGATAATAAAATTGTCAACAAAACTAATATAGATACATTTacaaagagacagaaacagtaTTTCTTCTGTCGAAACTAAAGTTTTCATTTACTCACATTTTAAGTCTAGAAAGAAAATCGTAAAAGAAATGACTGCTTGATTATGGTAATACAATGCTTATGTAATCACATCGTCATGTTTACACAAAATCAACTGAAATCACTGGAAGATGGCATAAAGAGACTGCctactatttatttttttacaaagttATATGCGCTTGATTTTGGACCAAGGTTATAGAATGCATCGCCCTGCTATGTACACATAGTGTCAAATTTGCTTGTTTCAAACTGATTGTAAAACAGTTACTGTTTATTATATGGTCATGGGAAACACAATTATTGTAGTTACAATAATTcaagtgaaatacattttagatGTATCCATCAGATCCACCAGACCTTGCACATGATGAACCTTGTCATGATGAAACGCCACGTACAGTATCTCTCAAAGCACCTTTACTTCACTAAGAACTTTAAAGGGAACATTTGATTGACAAATCACCTGCCCTGTAGGCTGCCAACGCGACTATTTATATGCGAGTCTTGACATTTTTATCCAATCAGAACATGTAAAGGCGGGACGTTGCCATGGTAAACAGCTTCTTTAGGTTGAGCACCAgtcgaaagagagaaagacatgacAGCAGCTGTAAACTGGAATTAGTCTTATGAACGGTGGTGAATCGAGTTGCGTTTGCAGCGTTGACTGAAGAACTAACGGTAAGTAGCGTTAACTAATGGTATAACACTAACATGGTTTCCTGCGTTTCTTGAGAAGAAAGTACTTCTGATTCCAATTTGTACACAATATTTGAACTTCAAGCAATTGTTGTTATTGCCACGACTATCGCATCGGGGCGAACGCTTGACGATACGCTTGACGATACGCAGCTATCTATCAAGTATCTTTAGGTACCAAACAGGAAGGAGTATCGAGATGAAAGAAAGACTTGAAGTCTATTGTATGGTTTTTGTGCAAGGAAACATGGACACTTTGCGATTATTTACAGATGTAAAACAGGTGCACGTTGTCATGCCATTAATGACTGGTTGAGTTCTCTTGAAGACAAATCCTTAAGGTTTATCTGCCCAACACGTGTGGTTATCAGCTGTTGTTTCCTTCTCGTTAATGGGGGGTCTCTTAGTTTAGAGATTAAGATTAACTTGTCAACAGTCTATTGGTCAATAGGAAAGGGTGTGCACCAGACTAGCTCAAACTTTGCCAATACCCTGAAGAGAAAAGCCTGGTCTAATGACTGAGAGGAAAATTGTAGACCCAACCGTCTGTTAATGGCCTTCTGTAAAGAAATGGGCTGTGCCAGAATAATGCCTCATGACAAGATCTACTATGGTAAAATTATGGTCAAGAGTTGGTCCATTTGTTTTGAACATTTATTGTAACCATTTAGCATGTATCAGTGAACAATAGGATACTTATCAGCCCCTTTGACATGCCTTCCCTCCCATGACAACACTGTGTATTTAGCCATTGAACGTCATCCttatttctgtgtacaaagATGTGGTGGGGTAAGGTCTTCTGCCACAGGGCCCTACTTATCCTGAGCCTGTGGCTGTCTGTCCAAGCTGTGCCCATCGCAGTTGACAAAACCAAAGTCAACCCCCCAGAGGAGAAACTGGAGGCCCCACAGAGTGCGGTGAGTGGGGGAGGACAGCAAGATGTTTGGCTATTTACCGTTACAATATAATGTGGCATGGCTCATTTCTGTCTGTGAATTGGGCATATTTCAGATTTGTTTGTGTATTTAGATTTTGGGTGAGAGcagaaaaagaggaggagagatgggtaaTTTCAGAAAGAGCCAggcccatagacacacacaacatatcCATAGGAAATACAACTTTTAAGACATTCACTTGCAGTGCATGCATGCAGTTATAGTTGTTGTAAAAGCCATTTCACCATTTTATTAGGATTATCATCATTAgttattttgtttattgtaTTTGTtcgtttttattgtttttgggCACTAGGAGCAGACATCACTCGGGTAGTATGAGGCTGGTAATTGGGCTAAGGTATGCAGCTGGATGGGAGGACACTACAGTTCTTCTGCTATCATGGCATGACTACCTAACCTTAACTGTCATGGCAGAGAAGACTTGGTAGGAGTTATTTTGTTGTAAGCACTGTAATGTTGACTTGTGCTTTTACTTGGCTGTGTTTCAGGACACAGGCCTGCACTATGACCGCTACCTCAGGGAAGTCATCGACTTTCTAGAGAAGGACCAGCATTTCAGAGAGAAGCTCCACAACACAGATATGGAGGACATAAAGGTAGGCCAGCAAACTCACAGGTCAATACCCTTCGTGTTATGATTATTACTAGCCACAGGAACACCTTTtatcaatatgtttgtgtgtttcccaCAGCTAGGCAAGCTTGCCaaagagttggactttgtcagCCATCATGTGAGGACCAAGCTGGATGAACTGAAGAGGCAGGAGGTGAACAGACTCCGAATGCTGATCAAAGCCAAACAGGACGCCGAGGGAAGGAATGGTACACAGTCCAAACATCCGTCTTACCCATTTGTGTCACTTCTTTACAGTGCAACATTTTAATGTGCATCCTACCTGTTTTTataattacatttcaaattgatcCCAGCAGACATAAATATTGACCACCAATCCCTGCTCAAGCAGTTTGAGTACCTCAACCACATGAATCCTCATACCTTTGAGGTGGAGGACCTGGATCGTCTGATTAAATCGGTAAGGATGACCGTCAATATTATGTGCTGTACATATCCAAAAGACTATGTTTTGGTCCTATATTCAACTCTTGAAAGTTGTATGTTTCCAGTTGACAAGAATCCCAAACGTGTCAGCCTACTGGAATGTTGCATTAATCTGGCAAATGGCAATTAATAAGTGAACAGGCTGGTTACAATGATTTCCTCCTATACAAGTAGCATGATGAACTGTTGACATTTGCTGTATATTGGGAGGCGTATTTGTTCCGCAGCTCTATTTAAATcaatgccctgtgtgtgtgagtattgaCAAACCCAGAGCTTTCATTTGAGATGTAATTACATGGAAGCATTGAGCTATTTGTTCTTTGTTGGAAAGAGCTGGCTTGCCAGCATTCCAAATCAGCTTTGACAGTGTAGGGAGTGCCTGTAGCCTGTAAACTAACCAGGGATTGCTCAATTCTATGTAAAGTTTTCTTCATGCAAATCAAGCTGCTTTTAGGCTTCTAATCAGGAGGTTGTGCATGAAAGACGCACACAAGAAGTGGAATAAAAATAATGATTTAATATACTCTGCACCACGTTTTCATATGACCTAAATAATTGCATGTCACAATTCGGAGCTGAACTGCTTTGTTTGGAGTATTGCCCAAGACCTAATTGTAACCAATTCACAGAGGCATATTATCTAGTCAAATAGTTCACTCAATTCACAATCAGTGGTAAATTCACAAATTACACATGTTCTGATCTGACATCTAAGGATGTTTACATACCAGTCTGGATAAGGATTATAATCCTTAATAATTGATTTCAGCCATTGAACATAATTAATTTACAACATTTgccattttgattttttttctctctttttcgaAGGCTACCAATGACCTTGAGAACTTTGACAAGGAACGCCACGAGGAGTTCAAGAGGTATGAAATGACGAAGGAGCACGAGCGTAGAGAACGTCTGAAGTCCCTTGATGATGAGCAGcgcaagagggaggaggagcattACGAGGAGATGAAGAAGAAACACGCAGACCATCCTAAAGTCAACCATCCTGTAAGAGGCTGAGACTGGACTCATCCTGAAGGGAGAAGACCCTGATCTGAAATCTGATGTGAAAGATCTTAcgaatgtttgtttgtgtgtgcacaggggAGTCAGGATCAGCTGAAAGAGGTTTGGCAAGAGGCTGACGGTTTGGATCCAGATGACTTCGACCCCAAGACCTTCTTCAAATTACATGGTAAAGTTGTAAGATAATATTCAGCTTGATAGCAATGCATGGAACAAATCATATGTTCTttaaacaaatataaaatatacattgGGAAGATCTACAGTATACACTATTGATTTTGCAGACACTAATGGAGATGGCTTCTTTGATGAACAGGAGCTTGAAGCCTTGTTCAATAAAGAGGTATGTATCCTGCCCCCATGTTTGTATAGTACTGAGGATATGTATAGATGATGcactttaatgtgtgtgtgtgtgtaatatataGAATTTGAGATAAGAGGTGGTCTGGATATTTTCATATACATATATGGTATAAAagtggggatgggtatagctcaatgGTAGTGCGTtggactgcagatcaaaagATCACAGGTTCAAATGCCCTTATACGTATATTAGGATCTAAGGATTTGCTAAATTATTACATTCATTTATTAAATGAATGCTAGGAAAACATTATCCACATCATTTAGCCTGAATAGGATGGAAAAAATGATACTCAACTACAAAATACCTCGACTTGAACCGGAAACAAACATCACCACCTATCACAGGCATATTTAAGTTGCTTCCAAtcctaaaatgactaaatatctAGTATTGAGTTGCTGAGATTCATGCTTGTATCTCAGAGTGTACAGTTTAAAGGCTCTGTTCTATGATCCACTGGGGTCCATAGACCCTTTTGCTGAAGCTTGTGTTTGCAGCTAGAAAAGATCTACAACCCCAATCAAGAGGAGGATGACATGATTgagatggaagaggagagacTGCGCATGAGAGAACATGTCATGAATGAGGTGAGCTGGCAAATCCAACCATCAATTATTTTATGGTGGTGTACTCTGTTCGGGGTGAAATGTAGTCACGGACAATGTGTGTTTGGTTCAGTGTGTAGAAGGGGACCATTATAAATATTGTATCATTCTAGAAGCGTTATGgtctatgtttacatttacatttagtcatttagcagacgctcttatccagagcgacttacagtaagtacagggacattgccccgaggcaagtgggacgaagtgccttgcccaatgacatatcattttgcacggccgggaatcgaactggcaaccttcagattaccagcctgattccctaaccgctaagccacctgactccctatgttAATTTAAGTGCCGTACTTTTCTGACATCAGGTGGATACCAACAAAGACAGACTGGTCTCCATGAATGAGTTCATggtggccaccaataagaaggaGTTCTTGGAGCCAGACAGCTGGGAGGTAGAAGATGGGTCACAACTTCTCCACTTCCTTTATCCATCCATCAACCTGAATTTCAAGGAGGCTCGTTAAAACTTCTTctgccttcttctctctcctttccgcTGTCAGACTTTAGATCAGAACCCCACATACACGGAAGAGGAAATGCGGGAGTTTGAGGCGCACCTGGCCCGTGAGGAGAGTGATCTCAATGAGAAGAATGCCAACTTGCAGAAACAGAAGGAGGAGCTAGAGAAACAGCAAGTGCAGCTCAACGCCCAAAAGATAGAGCTGCAGCAGGTATGGTATATCCACCATGTAGTCAGTAGTACACGATGCACGGTTTTGTTGTCTTGCTGCTATTAGTGTTACTGCTTTAGACTGCAAACTTCCATTTTATATTTGGGGATCCATTCCAAAAGTGTTGCATGGGTCAAGTATACCTTTCCTTGCTTatctcttttttatttatttttaggcAGTAGAACACATGGAAAGAATAAAATCTCAAAATGCAGATGCTCCAGTTGAAGTCCATGGTAGGTGGAAAGTTACCCTCTACCATTAACTCAATCATAACTGTTTTAACAAGGAGTGTAATTTTGAACAATGTCACCTACTGTGACCCATTTGTAAAGGTGGAGCAGCCGTAGTAGCGCCCCCTGGAGGGAACGGGATGCCAGTATTACCAGGAGACAGCCAACCTCTACCCCCTGGTCACCAACAAGACTTACAAGCACATTCTTAGCAGGCCTCTTAcacatgtttgtttgtatgagtgtgtttgtgtgtccatgtgcttgCATCTGTACGAGTGGATCTCGCAATGAGTTGGGCATTTTTCATTTAGTTTTATTGTTTCTAGGTTGGAAAACATGCACCTAAAGCTTTTTTTAAGCAGCCAATGCAAACTGAACTTTTCAACCCACTCCTAAATCATAACATACCATAGCAGGCTGGAGTAGCTGCTTAACCAACCCAACATGATTTGAAAGAATCAATGAAACAGACAAATCTGTGgacttttattatttttatttttttgtcacAACCAGTGTGCTTTCCTTAATGGAGACTGCACTGGGGAAATGGTGAAGAAATTAGTAATTTGGTGTTTATATATACCGTTGTTACTTAAGTAACTTGtaagtgtatttatttttgaaatTTTGATTTTAGGTTTGGGAGTGTGGGGACAGGTCCAGGAATTATATCTATGCTGCTAGATAATATGGGTACCTAGATTGGGTCAAAGCTATATTAAACAGGCACTGTTGTGTTTAGTTGGTTATGCCTTGTTTAAGTTGAGGCACAATATTCTGTTTCGTTGTGAGTTTTTGTCTATTCATCACAAAGATGAGTATTCACTCACCACACATTCTGCCACTCTTTTTCTTGGGAGATACTGCAGTCAAGTTGACTGTATATTTCACATTGATGAATTGTTCAATATTAATAACAGTACACATTGCCTTCCTGTGATGATTGACATGGGCAATGAAGATTGGTTACAGAAGTGCTtgaatgttctttttttttttgtatctatTGTAATATCCTTTGTTCATTGTGATTGTCAATATACTATGTATGTTTGATTGTAAAAGTAAAGGACTAAATTCACTTGGACTTTCATAACTTCCACATTGACAAACTCCCACTCTCTGGAAACttctgggttctgaactggttgcagttccactctagatCCATATGAAGGCACTAACGGTGGAGTGCAGAAtctgacaaagatattgaggaagtACTTGAAAATTTGTGttgttgatttattggctatagGTTAAccaataatcaactttatcaccaaaccaaaggttggacaacttggtcagataGTATTAGAAaaatgtgaaacaggtctgaagtttctctggtcatttttgacaaagatattgaggaattACTTAGTGTTTTTATGGATGTATTGCTGGCCCTGGTTAATCAATAATCGTCTTTATCACcaaaaccaaagcttggacaacttgttCAGATAGTAGTAGAAGTATGTGAAACTAGTTTGAAGTTTCTGTGGTATTTTTTGACATAGAAATTGATGAAATAGGCTActggaaaatgtgtgtttttattgatttattggctatgggttacattacatttatgcatttagcagacgcttttatccaaagcgacctccaagagaaagctttacaaaagagcataggccactgatcataacaaggaGGTAGTCCCaagggttaatcaataatcaacattatcaccaaaccaaagcttggacaaattggtcagtcagtagtagaagaatgagcaacaagtttgaagtttgtatggtcaattttgacaaagatattgaagaaacattcggagtctactcttttaccccggtccctaaatatgacgcgGAGCCTAAACGGAGGTACGAATAAGAATGTCTCTGATTTCACCTAATGgtataaagctagctagctagctaacgtcatgATGGAAACTTGCAATTCAGTCAAGGCGCTTAAAAATACgccctttgaaaaaagaaattTTCAAGAAAAGCTCAAAGTGAAGGAGCTTGGACCTGATCGGCTTGACCAATTTTCAtcctacgtcacacgactgtcacctggctcaactgcgcatgtcggttgcaaaagacgaacttttCAACTGTTTTGACAACTgtttcacttgtcaatgcacaaaagtcacttgaccccgatacctttaaatagcctgaccaagtgatcgggcaaaactagcctggctaacggaggtcgcttctcaggcaaatgatgaaacaggcttggttaaagaaatccgagatgcttgTTATCTTCAGCCGGCTCGTATCTACGAGATGCAGTCCTGCCTGACGTTTCtgttgtagaatggagtgaagtacaacattgtgtacactgccagtgagcgactagTCTGAATGAGGCAAACtcaaaaacagtgtaacggggacgcagtctcactcagattgccagtttaaacaaatcacaaaaataatcggaccagctggctaaaagcagaatttcaATATCTCTTGaaggctgccctgctcgactttttagatgtagaatttactgaaaactgtaaaattatgaactgtgaaatgacgtgaagacatgcgATCTGTAGGCTACcaggcaacattctcactcaaatttcaagactttcgtgacccaaatcaaaatgttgataggacagatcaatggggaatcgcatTAAAGCTGTCATCCTCGacttttttaaatctaactatttgtatgatccgtgtggtccttttgtcgttttaaatgctatcctttcccagttttctgcagcgacattgcgcgcgcatcccgaatgtttacaaacaaaaaattggtCTATTAATTCAGCGACAGTCGAATGACAGGGGAAGACAATACACTTGTTCGTTTTCAGCACTTCAATTTACAAATTAGTAAATACATTTTGgaatgcaccaaaatactgcTTTCTGGTGTTGAGATAGCATTTTTTTTCCGGGGGGCATGACCACGGACCCCCCTAGCAAGGCTAGGCTCTCGGAGCACAATATAGCCccccctggaaataaaagcaCCAGCTACCACTGTTCAAAAGACTATGAAAGGCCCAGTTACCAGTTAATATTCTGTTAATCCATTTGAAAGTTGCTTGCCTCAAATCAATATCTCTGTACTGAATATTAATCCAATTcagtttacatttgtatttgtagTTCTTTAAATGTGAGGAACTCACATTGAGCTTTTGGCATTAAGTTAAAATGCACAAATCTGGTCAACATTAATACAGAATATAAAGAGAGAATATATTTAAACAACCACATTCAGTAAATTTGAAACTTAAGTTTTTCAGCATGTAACAAAAGCTTAGGAAGACTGGTTAAATTACTATGATTCGGTGTCAAATACATAACATAATTATATGATGTCATTGTAAATATATTTACAAACTTGCTTAAAACTGAGCACTGGTAACGTTCAATTTTTTAAATAGGAGTCATTTAAGCGTTCAGTGAGGTAGGTTCCAGCCTTGACAGGCGGATACTTATTTGAGCCATCGCAACAAGTCACAAGAACCTCATTATCCGGCTGCACGAAGAAAGCCAGAGACTGGCGCGTACTGGAGTCTCCAGTAGGAGGAAGCAAAACCCTGTGGACCTGGAGGTCAAAGATGAAATAAAAGACAAACTTTTGATAATGTCAACAATGTGTTAATTAGCTATGATAACAAGGGTTAGAGTACTCACTGCTGAGATGAACGTATCACTGGTCCATCTCTGCATCAGGTCAGCAATATTGATTAGGACTGTGCTGGGTATACTGGGAGCAGAGATGTACTCTCCAGACCTACTTAGAACCTGAGGGAAGAAAGTAATGTCAAAATACAAGACTGGAAGGTATGATGGAGTCTATGGTCATTGTTTGCCTAGTTGTATGACTTTGATCTGCAATTCATGTGATCAGCCAAGTTCAGATGACCAACCGCCATATGTACCTCAGTAAATGTGGCTAAAGGCCAGTCACTGGCAAAGGGGTTTGGAACCAAATATCTCACTTCTTGTTAACAGCTGTTCAGTAAATATCAAAAGGAAGAGAGTTTTCAAAATAGTTCCTTTAATTTGTTACCTGCAGGCCTCCCTCATGGCTTTGGAAGACCAGTGTGATGCTGCCATAGTCCGAGTGTTCTCCACAGCGCAGCTGTCCCTCCTTCACACTCTCACTCCTCACAGGGGGGTAGTACAGGGACCGCAGGGTACTACCATTCTCATCACCTATGGGGGGGGCGCCATAACTACTATTTAGTAATCAAAGAATTACAATTATTTTTGTCTGCTCCATACACTTGTTATGTCCAATGGacactgcctgtctgcccatGCCTACCCA
Proteins encoded in this region:
- the LOC124477325 gene encoding nucleobindin-2-like isoform X1; this translates as MWWGKVFCHRALLILSLWLSVQAVPIAVDKTKVNPPEEKLEAPQSADTGLHYDRYLREVIDFLEKDQHFREKLHNTDMEDIKLGKLAKELDFVSHHVRTKLDELKRQEVNRLRMLIKAKQDAEGRNADINIDHQSLLKQFEYLNHMNPHTFEVEDLDRLIKSATNDLENFDKERHEEFKRYEMTKEHERRERLKSLDDEQRKREEEHYEEMKKKHADHPKVNHPGSQDQLKEVWQEADGLDPDDFDPKTFFKLHDTNGDGFFDEQELEALFNKELEKIYNPNQEEDDMIEMEEERLRMREHVMNEVDTNKDRLVSMNEFMVATNKKEFLEPDSWETLDQNPTYTEEEMREFEAHLAREESDLNEKNANLQKQKEELEKQQVQLNAQKIELQQAVEHMERIKSQNADAPVEVHGGAAVVAPPGGNGMPVLPGDSQPLPPGHQQDLQAHS
- the LOC124477325 gene encoding nucleobindin-2-like isoform X2, translating into MWWGKVFCHRALLILSLWLSVQAVPIAVDKTKVNPPEEKLEAPQSADTGLHYDRYLREVIDFLEKDQHFREKLHNTDMEDIKLGKLAKELDFVSHHVRTKLDELKRQEVNRLRMLIKAKQDAEGRNDINIDHQSLLKQFEYLNHMNPHTFEVEDLDRLIKSATNDLENFDKERHEEFKRYEMTKEHERRERLKSLDDEQRKREEEHYEEMKKKHADHPKVNHPGSQDQLKEVWQEADGLDPDDFDPKTFFKLHDTNGDGFFDEQELEALFNKELEKIYNPNQEEDDMIEMEEERLRMREHVMNEVDTNKDRLVSMNEFMVATNKKEFLEPDSWETLDQNPTYTEEEMREFEAHLAREESDLNEKNANLQKQKEELEKQQVQLNAQKIELQQAVEHMERIKSQNADAPVEVHGGAAVVAPPGGNGMPVLPGDSQPLPPGHQQDLQAHS